In a genomic window of Gavia stellata isolate bGavSte3 chromosome 30, bGavSte3.hap2, whole genome shotgun sequence:
- the KCNC4 gene encoding potassium voltage-gated channel subfamily C member 4 isoform X1 has translation MQGSIFPARFSLGLHALPLVQPRVVWVWSTASLHPLRIRPWKLSSCSYSWSRAFLVSHLCPPLPPPPTPSSSPGGRVRVACISHPPKSMISSVCVSSYRGRKSGNKPPSKTCLKEEMGKGEESDKITINVGGTRHETYKSTLRTLPGTRLAWLADPDAQSNFDFDGKSNEFFFDRHPGIFSYVLNYYRTGKLHCPADICGPLFEEELTYWGIDETDVEPCCWMTYRQHRDAEEALDIFESPEPGGGAGGEEPEEEGGREMALQRLGMDDRPPGAAGAAGGGGCCRNWQPRMWALFEDPYSSKAARVVAFASLFFILVSITTFCLETHEAFNIDVNVTETLVVGNTTTILLTHKVETEPILTYIEGVCVLWFTLEFLVRIICCPDKLLFIKNLLNIIDFVAILPFYLEVGLSGLSSKAARDVLGFLRVVRFVRILRIFKLTRHFVGLRVLGHTLRASTNEFLLLIIFLALGVLIFATMIYYAERIGAKTSDPRGSDHTHFKNIPIGFWWAVVTMTTLGYGDMYPKTWSGMVVGALCALAGVLTIAMPVPVIVNNFGMYYSLAMAKQKLPKKKKKHIPRPAPLDSPTYCKSEENSPRNSTQSDTCPLAVEEGAAERKRSDSKQNGEANVVLSDEEQPLSPTDEEKRPMRRSSTRDKNKKSSTCFLLATGDFSCAADGGIQKGYGKSRSLSSIDGVAGSTVGLAPLASRYSSPCPLRRPCSPVPSIL, from the exons ATGCAAGGCTCGATTTTTCCAGCACGGTTTTCCCTCGGGCTCCACGCTCTCCCGCTGGTGCAGCCCCGGGTGGTTTGGGTGTGGAGCACCGCCAGCCTCCACCCGCTCAGGATCCGGCCCTGGAAGCTGTCGAGTTGCAGTTACAGTTGGAGCAGGGCTTTCTTGGTG tCCCATCTCTGCCCCCCTCTCCCGCCTCCGCCGACCCCCAGCTCCTCGCCCGGAGGAAGGGTGCGCGTAGCGTGCATCTCCCATCCACCGAAATCTATGATCAGCTCGGTGTGTGTCTCCTCCTACCGTGGACGCAAGTCTGGGAACAAACCACCCTCCAAAACATGCCTGAAGGAAGAGATGGGCAAAGGGGAAGAGTCGGACAAGATCACCATCAATGTAGGCGGCACCCGGCATGAGACCTACAAAAGCACCCTACGGACTTTGCCGGGCACCCGCCTGGCCTGGCTCGCCGACCCCGATGCCCAAAGCAACTTTGACTTTGATGGTAAAAGCAATGAGTTCTTCTTCGACCGTCACCCCGGGATCTTCTCCTACGTGCTCAACTACTACCGTACCGGCAAGCTGCACTGCCCCGCGGACATCTGCGGACCCCTCTTCGAGGAGGAGCTGACCTACTGGGGCATCGATGAGACGGACGTGGAGCCCTGTTGCTGGATGACCTACCGCCAGCATCGCGATGCCGAAGAGGCCCTGGACATCTTCGAGAGTCCCGAGCCCGGCGGAGGGGCCGGTGGAGAGGAGCCTGAAGAGGAAGGGGGTAGGGAGATGGCCCTTCAACGCCTGGGCATGGATGACAGGccgccgggggcggcgggggctgccggaGGGGGTGGCTGCTGTCGGAATTGGCAGCCCAGGATGTGGGCGCTCTTTGAGGATCCCTACTCCTCCAAGGCGGCAAGG GTAGTTGCTTTCGCCTCACTCTTCTTCATCCTGGTGTCCATCACAACCTTCTGCCTGGAGACGCACGAGGCCTTCAACATCGATGTCAACGTGACGGAGACCCTCGTGGTTGGCAACACGACGACGATCCTGCTGACGCATAAAGTGGAGACGGAGCCCATCCTCACCTACATCGAAGGGGTCTGTGTCCTGTGGTTCACCCTCGAGTTCCTGGTTCGCATAATCTGCTGTCCAGATAAGCTTCTCTTCATTAAAAACCTGCTCAACATCATTGACTTTGTGGCCATCTTGCCCTTCTACCTGGAGGTAGGTCTCAGTGGCCTGTCCTCCAAAGCTGCCCGGGACGTACTGGGCTTCCTACGGGTGGTCCGTTTCGTCCGGATCCTCCGGATCTTCAAGCTGACACGGCACTTTGTGGGTCTCCGGGTGCTGGGCCACACGCTCCGGGCCAGCACCAATGAATTCCTGCTCCTCATCATCTTCCTCGCCTTGGGGGTCTTGATTTTTGCCACTATGATCTACTACGCTGAGCGGATCGGAGCCAAGACGTCCGACCCCCGCGGGAGCGACCACACTCACTTTAAGAACATCCCCATTGGGTTCTGGTGGGCTGTGGTCACGATGACGACCCTGGGCTACGGCGACATGTACCCCAAGACCTGGtcgggcatggtggtgggggCTCTCTGCGCGTTGGCTGGGGTGCTCACCATCGCCATGCCCGTGCCCGTCATTGTCAATAACTTTGGGATGTACTATTCGTTGGCCATGGCCAAGCAGAAGCtgccaaagaagaagaaaaagcatataCCCCGTCCGGCCCCACTGGACTCCCCTACCTACTGCAAATCCGAGGAAAACTCCCCCCGTAACAGCACCCAGAGCGACACTTGCCCGTTGGCGGTAGAGGAGGGGGCGGCTGAGCGGAAACGGTCAG ACTCTAAGCAGAACGGTGAGGCCAACGTGGTGCTGTCAGACGAGGAGCAGCCGCTGTCACCGACCGATGAGGAGAAGCGACCCATGCGGCGCTCCAGCACCCGGGATAAGAACAAGAAATCCTCCACGTGCTTCCTGCTGGCCACGGGTGACTTCTCCTGTGCAGCAGATGGAGGCATCCAGAAAG GCTATGGAAAATCCCGAAGCCTAAGCAGCATAGATGGTGTGGCAGGATCCACGGTGGGCTTGGCTCCCCTCGCGTCCCGCTACAGCTCTCCCTGTCCTCTGCGGCGTCCCTGCTCTCCCGTCCCTTCCATCCTCTAA
- the KCNC4 gene encoding potassium voltage-gated channel subfamily C member 4 isoform X2, translating to MISSVCVSSYRGRKSGNKPPSKTCLKEEMGKGEESDKITINVGGTRHETYKSTLRTLPGTRLAWLADPDAQSNFDFDGKSNEFFFDRHPGIFSYVLNYYRTGKLHCPADICGPLFEEELTYWGIDETDVEPCCWMTYRQHRDAEEALDIFESPEPGGGAGGEEPEEEGGREMALQRLGMDDRPPGAAGAAGGGGCCRNWQPRMWALFEDPYSSKAARVVAFASLFFILVSITTFCLETHEAFNIDVNVTETLVVGNTTTILLTHKVETEPILTYIEGVCVLWFTLEFLVRIICCPDKLLFIKNLLNIIDFVAILPFYLEVGLSGLSSKAARDVLGFLRVVRFVRILRIFKLTRHFVGLRVLGHTLRASTNEFLLLIIFLALGVLIFATMIYYAERIGAKTSDPRGSDHTHFKNIPIGFWWAVVTMTTLGYGDMYPKTWSGMVVGALCALAGVLTIAMPVPVIVNNFGMYYSLAMAKQKLPKKKKKHIPRPAPLDSPTYCKSEENSPRNSTQSDTCPLAVEEGAAERKRSGETPKVGQREGETSGSPQGSEQPLSPTDEEKRPMRRSSTRDKNKKSSTCFLLATGDFSCAADGGIQKGYGKSRSLSSIDGVAGSTVGLAPLASRYSSPCPLRRPCSPVPSIL from the exons ATGATCAGCTCGGTGTGTGTCTCCTCCTACCGTGGACGCAAGTCTGGGAACAAACCACCCTCCAAAACATGCCTGAAGGAAGAGATGGGCAAAGGGGAAGAGTCGGACAAGATCACCATCAATGTAGGCGGCACCCGGCATGAGACCTACAAAAGCACCCTACGGACTTTGCCGGGCACCCGCCTGGCCTGGCTCGCCGACCCCGATGCCCAAAGCAACTTTGACTTTGATGGTAAAAGCAATGAGTTCTTCTTCGACCGTCACCCCGGGATCTTCTCCTACGTGCTCAACTACTACCGTACCGGCAAGCTGCACTGCCCCGCGGACATCTGCGGACCCCTCTTCGAGGAGGAGCTGACCTACTGGGGCATCGATGAGACGGACGTGGAGCCCTGTTGCTGGATGACCTACCGCCAGCATCGCGATGCCGAAGAGGCCCTGGACATCTTCGAGAGTCCCGAGCCCGGCGGAGGGGCCGGTGGAGAGGAGCCTGAAGAGGAAGGGGGTAGGGAGATGGCCCTTCAACGCCTGGGCATGGATGACAGGccgccgggggcggcgggggctgccggaGGGGGTGGCTGCTGTCGGAATTGGCAGCCCAGGATGTGGGCGCTCTTTGAGGATCCCTACTCCTCCAAGGCGGCAAGG GTAGTTGCTTTCGCCTCACTCTTCTTCATCCTGGTGTCCATCACAACCTTCTGCCTGGAGACGCACGAGGCCTTCAACATCGATGTCAACGTGACGGAGACCCTCGTGGTTGGCAACACGACGACGATCCTGCTGACGCATAAAGTGGAGACGGAGCCCATCCTCACCTACATCGAAGGGGTCTGTGTCCTGTGGTTCACCCTCGAGTTCCTGGTTCGCATAATCTGCTGTCCAGATAAGCTTCTCTTCATTAAAAACCTGCTCAACATCATTGACTTTGTGGCCATCTTGCCCTTCTACCTGGAGGTAGGTCTCAGTGGCCTGTCCTCCAAAGCTGCCCGGGACGTACTGGGCTTCCTACGGGTGGTCCGTTTCGTCCGGATCCTCCGGATCTTCAAGCTGACACGGCACTTTGTGGGTCTCCGGGTGCTGGGCCACACGCTCCGGGCCAGCACCAATGAATTCCTGCTCCTCATCATCTTCCTCGCCTTGGGGGTCTTGATTTTTGCCACTATGATCTACTACGCTGAGCGGATCGGAGCCAAGACGTCCGACCCCCGCGGGAGCGACCACACTCACTTTAAGAACATCCCCATTGGGTTCTGGTGGGCTGTGGTCACGATGACGACCCTGGGCTACGGCGACATGTACCCCAAGACCTGGtcgggcatggtggtgggggCTCTCTGCGCGTTGGCTGGGGTGCTCACCATCGCCATGCCCGTGCCCGTCATTGTCAATAACTTTGGGATGTACTATTCGTTGGCCATGGCCAAGCAGAAGCtgccaaagaagaagaaaaagcatataCCCCGTCCGGCCCCACTGGACTCCCCTACCTACTGCAAATCCGAGGAAAACTCCCCCCGTAACAGCACCCAGAGCGACACTTGCCCGTTGGCGGTAGAGGAGGGGGCGGCTGAGCGGAAACGGTCAGGTGAGACCCCAAaggtggggcagagggagggggagacCTCCGGGAGCCCCCAAGGCAGC GAGCAGCCGCTGTCACCGACCGATGAGGAGAAGCGACCCATGCGGCGCTCCAGCACCCGGGATAAGAACAAGAAATCCTCCACGTGCTTCCTGCTGGCCACGGGTGACTTCTCCTGTGCAGCAGATGGAGGCATCCAGAAAG GCTATGGAAAATCCCGAAGCCTAAGCAGCATAGATGGTGTGGCAGGATCCACGGTGGGCTTGGCTCCCCTCGCGTCCCGCTACAGCTCTCCCTGTCCTCTGCGGCGTCCCTGCTCTCCCGTCCCTTCCATCCTCTAA
- the KCNC4 gene encoding potassium voltage-gated channel subfamily C member 4 isoform X3: MISSVCVSSYRGRKSGNKPPSKTCLKEEMGKGEESDKITINVGGTRHETYKSTLRTLPGTRLAWLADPDAQSNFDFDGKSNEFFFDRHPGIFSYVLNYYRTGKLHCPADICGPLFEEELTYWGIDETDVEPCCWMTYRQHRDAEEALDIFESPEPGGGAGGEEPEEEGGREMALQRLGMDDRPPGAAGAAGGGGCCRNWQPRMWALFEDPYSSKAARVVAFASLFFILVSITTFCLETHEAFNIDVNVTETLVVGNTTTILLTHKVETEPILTYIEGVCVLWFTLEFLVRIICCPDKLLFIKNLLNIIDFVAILPFYLEVGLSGLSSKAARDVLGFLRVVRFVRILRIFKLTRHFVGLRVLGHTLRASTNEFLLLIIFLALGVLIFATMIYYAERIGAKTSDPRGSDHTHFKNIPIGFWWAVVTMTTLGYGDMYPKTWSGMVVGALCALAGVLTIAMPVPVIVNNFGMYYSLAMAKQKLPKKKKKHIPRPAPLDSPTYCKSEENSPRNSTQSDTCPLAVEEGAAERKRSGETPKEKRPMRRSSTRDKNKKSSTCFLLATGDFSCAADGGIQKGYGKSRSLSSIDGVAGSTVGLAPLASRYSSPCPLRRPCSPVPSIL; encoded by the exons ATGATCAGCTCGGTGTGTGTCTCCTCCTACCGTGGACGCAAGTCTGGGAACAAACCACCCTCCAAAACATGCCTGAAGGAAGAGATGGGCAAAGGGGAAGAGTCGGACAAGATCACCATCAATGTAGGCGGCACCCGGCATGAGACCTACAAAAGCACCCTACGGACTTTGCCGGGCACCCGCCTGGCCTGGCTCGCCGACCCCGATGCCCAAAGCAACTTTGACTTTGATGGTAAAAGCAATGAGTTCTTCTTCGACCGTCACCCCGGGATCTTCTCCTACGTGCTCAACTACTACCGTACCGGCAAGCTGCACTGCCCCGCGGACATCTGCGGACCCCTCTTCGAGGAGGAGCTGACCTACTGGGGCATCGATGAGACGGACGTGGAGCCCTGTTGCTGGATGACCTACCGCCAGCATCGCGATGCCGAAGAGGCCCTGGACATCTTCGAGAGTCCCGAGCCCGGCGGAGGGGCCGGTGGAGAGGAGCCTGAAGAGGAAGGGGGTAGGGAGATGGCCCTTCAACGCCTGGGCATGGATGACAGGccgccgggggcggcgggggctgccggaGGGGGTGGCTGCTGTCGGAATTGGCAGCCCAGGATGTGGGCGCTCTTTGAGGATCCCTACTCCTCCAAGGCGGCAAGG GTAGTTGCTTTCGCCTCACTCTTCTTCATCCTGGTGTCCATCACAACCTTCTGCCTGGAGACGCACGAGGCCTTCAACATCGATGTCAACGTGACGGAGACCCTCGTGGTTGGCAACACGACGACGATCCTGCTGACGCATAAAGTGGAGACGGAGCCCATCCTCACCTACATCGAAGGGGTCTGTGTCCTGTGGTTCACCCTCGAGTTCCTGGTTCGCATAATCTGCTGTCCAGATAAGCTTCTCTTCATTAAAAACCTGCTCAACATCATTGACTTTGTGGCCATCTTGCCCTTCTACCTGGAGGTAGGTCTCAGTGGCCTGTCCTCCAAAGCTGCCCGGGACGTACTGGGCTTCCTACGGGTGGTCCGTTTCGTCCGGATCCTCCGGATCTTCAAGCTGACACGGCACTTTGTGGGTCTCCGGGTGCTGGGCCACACGCTCCGGGCCAGCACCAATGAATTCCTGCTCCTCATCATCTTCCTCGCCTTGGGGGTCTTGATTTTTGCCACTATGATCTACTACGCTGAGCGGATCGGAGCCAAGACGTCCGACCCCCGCGGGAGCGACCACACTCACTTTAAGAACATCCCCATTGGGTTCTGGTGGGCTGTGGTCACGATGACGACCCTGGGCTACGGCGACATGTACCCCAAGACCTGGtcgggcatggtggtgggggCTCTCTGCGCGTTGGCTGGGGTGCTCACCATCGCCATGCCCGTGCCCGTCATTGTCAATAACTTTGGGATGTACTATTCGTTGGCCATGGCCAAGCAGAAGCtgccaaagaagaagaaaaagcatataCCCCGTCCGGCCCCACTGGACTCCCCTACCTACTGCAAATCCGAGGAAAACTCCCCCCGTAACAGCACCCAGAGCGACACTTGCCCGTTGGCGGTAGAGGAGGGGGCGGCTGAGCGGAAACGGTCAGGTGAGACCCCAAag GAGAAGCGACCCATGCGGCGCTCCAGCACCCGGGATAAGAACAAGAAATCCTCCACGTGCTTCCTGCTGGCCACGGGTGACTTCTCCTGTGCAGCAGATGGAGGCATCCAGAAAG GCTATGGAAAATCCCGAAGCCTAAGCAGCATAGATGGTGTGGCAGGATCCACGGTGGGCTTGGCTCCCCTCGCGTCCCGCTACAGCTCTCCCTGTCCTCTGCGGCGTCCCTGCTCTCCCGTCCCTTCCATCCTCTAA
- the KCNC4 gene encoding potassium voltage-gated channel subfamily C member 4 isoform X4, producing MISSVCVSSYRGRKSGNKPPSKTCLKEEMGKGEESDKITINVGGTRHETYKSTLRTLPGTRLAWLADPDAQSNFDFDGKSNEFFFDRHPGIFSYVLNYYRTGKLHCPADICGPLFEEELTYWGIDETDVEPCCWMTYRQHRDAEEALDIFESPEPGGGAGGEEPEEEGGREMALQRLGMDDRPPGAAGAAGGGGCCRNWQPRMWALFEDPYSSKAARVVAFASLFFILVSITTFCLETHEAFNIDVNVTETLVVGNTTTILLTHKVETEPILTYIEGVCVLWFTLEFLVRIICCPDKLLFIKNLLNIIDFVAILPFYLEVGLSGLSSKAARDVLGFLRVVRFVRILRIFKLTRHFVGLRVLGHTLRASTNEFLLLIIFLALGVLIFATMIYYAERIGAKTSDPRGSDHTHFKNIPIGFWWAVVTMTTLGYGDMYPKTWSGMVVGALCALAGVLTIAMPVPVIVNNFGMYYSLAMAKQKLPKKKKKHIPRPAPLDSPTYCKSEENSPRNSTQSDTCPLAVEEGAAERKRSGYGKSRSLSSIDGVAGSTVGLAPLASRYSSPCPLRRPCSPVPSIL from the exons ATGATCAGCTCGGTGTGTGTCTCCTCCTACCGTGGACGCAAGTCTGGGAACAAACCACCCTCCAAAACATGCCTGAAGGAAGAGATGGGCAAAGGGGAAGAGTCGGACAAGATCACCATCAATGTAGGCGGCACCCGGCATGAGACCTACAAAAGCACCCTACGGACTTTGCCGGGCACCCGCCTGGCCTGGCTCGCCGACCCCGATGCCCAAAGCAACTTTGACTTTGATGGTAAAAGCAATGAGTTCTTCTTCGACCGTCACCCCGGGATCTTCTCCTACGTGCTCAACTACTACCGTACCGGCAAGCTGCACTGCCCCGCGGACATCTGCGGACCCCTCTTCGAGGAGGAGCTGACCTACTGGGGCATCGATGAGACGGACGTGGAGCCCTGTTGCTGGATGACCTACCGCCAGCATCGCGATGCCGAAGAGGCCCTGGACATCTTCGAGAGTCCCGAGCCCGGCGGAGGGGCCGGTGGAGAGGAGCCTGAAGAGGAAGGGGGTAGGGAGATGGCCCTTCAACGCCTGGGCATGGATGACAGGccgccgggggcggcgggggctgccggaGGGGGTGGCTGCTGTCGGAATTGGCAGCCCAGGATGTGGGCGCTCTTTGAGGATCCCTACTCCTCCAAGGCGGCAAGG GTAGTTGCTTTCGCCTCACTCTTCTTCATCCTGGTGTCCATCACAACCTTCTGCCTGGAGACGCACGAGGCCTTCAACATCGATGTCAACGTGACGGAGACCCTCGTGGTTGGCAACACGACGACGATCCTGCTGACGCATAAAGTGGAGACGGAGCCCATCCTCACCTACATCGAAGGGGTCTGTGTCCTGTGGTTCACCCTCGAGTTCCTGGTTCGCATAATCTGCTGTCCAGATAAGCTTCTCTTCATTAAAAACCTGCTCAACATCATTGACTTTGTGGCCATCTTGCCCTTCTACCTGGAGGTAGGTCTCAGTGGCCTGTCCTCCAAAGCTGCCCGGGACGTACTGGGCTTCCTACGGGTGGTCCGTTTCGTCCGGATCCTCCGGATCTTCAAGCTGACACGGCACTTTGTGGGTCTCCGGGTGCTGGGCCACACGCTCCGGGCCAGCACCAATGAATTCCTGCTCCTCATCATCTTCCTCGCCTTGGGGGTCTTGATTTTTGCCACTATGATCTACTACGCTGAGCGGATCGGAGCCAAGACGTCCGACCCCCGCGGGAGCGACCACACTCACTTTAAGAACATCCCCATTGGGTTCTGGTGGGCTGTGGTCACGATGACGACCCTGGGCTACGGCGACATGTACCCCAAGACCTGGtcgggcatggtggtgggggCTCTCTGCGCGTTGGCTGGGGTGCTCACCATCGCCATGCCCGTGCCCGTCATTGTCAATAACTTTGGGATGTACTATTCGTTGGCCATGGCCAAGCAGAAGCtgccaaagaagaagaaaaagcatataCCCCGTCCGGCCCCACTGGACTCCCCTACCTACTGCAAATCCGAGGAAAACTCCCCCCGTAACAGCACCCAGAGCGACACTTGCCCGTTGGCGGTAGAGGAGGGGGCGGCTGAGCGGAAACGGTCAG GCTATGGAAAATCCCGAAGCCTAAGCAGCATAGATGGTGTGGCAGGATCCACGGTGGGCTTGGCTCCCCTCGCGTCCCGCTACAGCTCTCCCTGTCCTCTGCGGCGTCCCTGCTCTCCCGTCCCTTCCATCCTCTAA